The following coding sequences lie in one Thermotoga sp. Mc24 genomic window:
- a CDS encoding MFS transporter, with amino-acid sequence MRYRLMSIEFFVYGTMAVYSLLSQFLANEELSKSQIGILMSILPITSLYANHLNFEIASTIGRVNWLKKVILFAGILFWGLFLFEEFYLKLIFMSVFAFFFSAVTPLAESVIVDITHQMKMNYGRIRLFGTFGFSFTALLMSGLIRLGFVTIFYVFTALMLLTFWILKPMKEVDLGEEEKRKSKKPLPTFFWLLLPVVIFGIAANNFNFVFLPVLMKERNYDVSLASIALSLMAITETPFLLWADETVKRLGVGFMLASGVFVVGLRNLLVTLTSSPATLLMVQLLQGWTYIVIYYSMMFLIRTFGPARIRAQKYFWVAMGIGPFIGSSVGGVLAENLGLIDSYRILGLVPMIVSLFVFLFLRKYERAS; translated from the coding sequence GTGCGGTACAGACTCATGTCGATAGAATTCTTTGTCTACGGCACGATGGCCGTTTATTCACTGTTGAGTCAGTTTCTGGCAAACGAAGAACTCTCGAAATCTCAGATAGGCATTCTGATGTCTATCCTGCCGATCACATCACTCTACGCGAACCATCTAAATTTCGAAATCGCCTCTACCATAGGAAGAGTGAACTGGCTGAAAAAAGTGATTCTGTTCGCTGGAATCCTCTTCTGGGGGCTGTTTCTGTTCGAGGAGTTCTACCTGAAACTCATATTCATGTCAGTGTTCGCTTTCTTCTTCTCTGCGGTGACTCCTCTTGCTGAGTCCGTTATCGTGGACATCACACACCAGATGAAAATGAACTACGGCAGGATCAGGTTGTTTGGAACCTTTGGGTTCTCTTTCACAGCGCTTTTGATGAGCGGACTCATCAGACTGGGTTTCGTCACGATATTTTACGTTTTCACTGCCTTGATGCTTTTGACCTTTTGGATACTGAAGCCGATGAAAGAAGTAGACCTCGGTGAGGAAGAAAAAAGAAAAAGCAAAAAACCTCTTCCCACTTTCTTCTGGCTCCTTCTCCCTGTAGTGATCTTTGGTATAGCGGCAAACAATTTCAATTTTGTCTTTCTACCCGTTTTGATGAAGGAAAGAAACTACGACGTGTCTCTTGCGAGTATAGCCCTTTCTCTCATGGCCATCACAGAGACGCCGTTCCTCCTGTGGGCCGATGAGACAGTGAAAAGACTCGGTGTGGGTTTCATGCTCGCTTCGGGTGTGTTCGTTGTGGGTCTCAGAAACCTGCTGGTAACTCTGACAAGTTCTCCAGCTACTCTGCTGATGGTTCAGCTCTTGCAGGGATGGACTTACATAGTGATCTATTACTCCATGATGTTTCTCATTCGAACGTTTGGTCCCGCAAGGATCAGAGCACAAAAGTATTTCTGGGTCGCTATGGGAATAGGGCCGTTCATAGGCTCATCGGTAGGTGGTGTGCTCGCAGAAAATCTTGGTCTTATCGATTCATACAGGATTCTCGGTTTGGTTCCCATGATCGTTTCTCTTTTTGTCTTTCTTTTCCTCAGGAAGTACGAAAGAGCTTCTTGA